The following proteins are co-located in the Campylobacter concisus genome:
- a CDS encoding DUF4492 domain-containing protein, whose translation MIKNYLNIIASLYIDGFKNMKIGKKLWLLIIIKLIIMFGILKAFIFNETLNTKFQTDEEKSEFVIRNLIKE comes from the coding sequence ATGATAAAAAACTACCTAAACATCATTGCCTCTTTATATATAGACGGCTTTAAAAATATGAAAATAGGCAAAAAATTATGGCTTCTCATAATAATAAAGCTTATCATCATGTTTGGAATTTTAAAAGCCTTCATCTTTAACGAGACTCTAAATACTAAATTTCAAACCGACGAAGAAAAAAGCGAATTTGTAATTCGTAATTTAATAAAGGAATAA
- a CDS encoding CTP synthase, which translates to MAKETKYIFITGGVLSSLGKGIAAASIATLLKNSGLKVSVLKADPYINVDPGTMSPLEHGEVFVTDDGAETDLDLGHYERFLDESLSQDNNFTTGRVYSSVIEKERRGDYLGKTIQVIPHIVGEIVDRIKKAGEGKDVLIVEIGGTVGDIEGLPFLEAIRALRVEVGKKRALNIHLTLVPFIKVAGELKTKPTQHSVGELRRIGITPDIIICRSEMPLNRELKDKIAASCGVEKNCVIESLDSASIYQIPLSFLKQDILTPIAENLGFNELKPDMAKWDSLVKRIIAPTNETTIAFVGKYIDLKESYKSLTEGIIHAGANLDARVNLRWIDSEKIEENNVNELLKDVDGILVAGGFGERGVLGKMQAIKFARENKIPYLGICLGMQLALIEFARDVLGLEDANSMEFDKECKNPIIYLIDSFIDAHGKKQIRTHTSPLGGTMRLGAYNCDIKPKTLLAEIYSNAKSVKERHRHRYEANPKYKEIFEKNGLLVSGESDGLIEAIELKGHPWFVGVQCHPEFTSRLTKPNPVILGFIKASLENVKS; encoded by the coding sequence ATGGCAAAAGAGACGAAGTATATTTTTATCACAGGTGGCGTTTTAAGCTCACTTGGAAAAGGCATCGCAGCTGCGTCTATCGCGACTCTTTTAAAAAATTCCGGCTTAAAAGTAAGTGTTTTAAAAGCTGATCCATATATCAACGTAGATCCTGGCACGATGAGTCCGCTGGAGCATGGCGAAGTTTTTGTTACAGATGATGGCGCAGAGACAGATTTGGATTTGGGGCATTATGAGAGATTTTTAGATGAGAGCCTAAGTCAAGACAATAACTTCACAACGGGCAGAGTTTATAGCTCAGTGATCGAAAAAGAGCGAAGAGGCGATTACCTTGGAAAGACTATTCAAGTGATCCCTCACATCGTTGGCGAGATCGTTGATCGTATCAAAAAAGCAGGCGAGGGCAAAGATGTACTCATAGTTGAGATCGGCGGAACCGTTGGCGATATCGAGGGACTACCATTTTTAGAGGCGATAAGAGCGCTAAGGGTGGAAGTTGGCAAAAAAAGAGCGCTAAATATCCACCTAACGCTTGTACCATTTATCAAAGTAGCTGGCGAGCTAAAAACAAAACCAACCCAGCACAGTGTAGGCGAGCTAAGACGTATAGGCATAACCCCAGACATCATCATCTGCAGATCTGAAATGCCACTAAACCGTGAGCTAAAAGATAAGATCGCAGCAAGCTGTGGTGTTGAGAAAAATTGTGTTATAGAGAGCTTAGATAGCGCAAGTATCTATCAAATTCCACTTTCATTTTTAAAGCAAGACATACTAACTCCAATCGCTGAAAATTTAGGCTTTAATGAGCTAAAACCAGATATGGCAAAGTGGGATAGCCTAGTAAAAAGGATAATTGCTCCAACAAATGAAACTACAATAGCATTTGTGGGCAAGTACATCGATCTAAAAGAGAGCTACAAGAGCCTAACTGAGGGCATTATCCACGCTGGAGCAAATTTAGACGCTAGGGTAAATTTACGCTGGATAGATAGCGAAAAGATAGAAGAGAACAATGTAAATGAGCTTTTAAAGGACGTAGATGGCATCTTGGTCGCTGGCGGCTTTGGCGAAAGAGGCGTTTTAGGCAAGATGCAGGCTATAAAATTTGCTCGTGAAAATAAGATCCCTTATCTTGGAATTTGCCTTGGTATGCAGCTAGCACTCATTGAGTTTGCAAGGGATGTTTTGGGCTTAGAAGATGCAAATTCTATGGAATTTGACAAAGAGTGCAAAAATCCTATCATCTATCTAATCGATAGCTTTATCGACGCTCACGGCAAAAAACAGATAAGAACGCACACAAGCCCACTTGGCGGCACGATGAGGCTTGGAGCATATAACTGCGACATCAAACCAAAGACGCTTCTAGCTGAAATTTATAGCAATGCAAAGAGTGTAAAAGAGCGTCACCGCCACCGCTACGAGGCAAATCCAAAATATAAAGAAATTTTTGAGAAAAATGGTCTTTTGGTAAGCGGTGAGAGCGATGGACTGATAGAGGCTATCGAGCTAAAAGGCCATCCATGGTTTGTGGGCGTACAGTGCCATCCTGAATTTACTAGCCGTCTAACTAAACCAAATCCTGTGATATTAGGCTTTATAAAGGCAAGTTTAGAAAACGTCAAATCTTAA
- a CDS encoding NAD(P)H-dependent oxidoreductase: protein MKTLIILAHPDIQNSVINKRLLQEALKEPQRFSVHDLTQVYAGGDIDAAHEQELIRAYDALVLQFPLHNFSCPPILKSWINAVMTHGFAYGRGADGIAGRRWL from the coding sequence ATGAAAACTCTAATTATCTTAGCACATCCTGATATCCAAAACTCGGTCATAAACAAGCGCCTGCTGCAAGAGGCCCTCAAAGAGCCGCAGCGCTTTAGCGTTCATGATTTAACGCAGGTTTACGCAGGCGGTGACATCGACGCCGCGCACGAGCAAGAGCTCATCAGAGCCTACGACGCCCTCGTTTTGCAGTTTCCGCTTCACAACTTCTCCTGCCCTCCGATTTTAAAATCATGGATCAACGCGGTGATGACGCACGGCTTTGCCTACGGACGCGGCGCAGACGGCATAGCGGGGCGCAGGTGGCTCTAG
- the recJ gene encoding single-stranded-DNA-specific exonuclease RecJ has product MLNKEDIRNLLAHRFCNDIHKKISEIPTPSALKDIYKGANRIKEAIEKNERIAIVGDYDVDGVVSSVILAEFFDDLGVKDYLVKIPNRFKDGYGLNPEIIDELSADVSLIITVDNGISANDAAIICKEKGIDLIITDHHMPPAVLPEAYAIINPKQEDCNFPNIEICGAEVAWYLVGALKDVCKLNYDMSKFLELLAIAIIADMMELRDMNRMLVRMGICKLNASKRSAFHAIKEFYGKEKFECDDISFLIAPLINSAGRMDDAMNSFNFLRAKSIEEAYNYLDTIIEFNNSRKEEERQLFECSLKDVKEDDEVIITWGEQWHEGVIGIVASRLAKHFAKPAIVFSIDKGRAKGSARSIGKLDILSLIASHENLLTSYGGHKGAAGLTLAPENLVKFKEAINKSCSCLNMQECKSSDELLGDIMPSEIDFELLEILEFYEPYGQKNPRPVFKIKNALVKNERLIGRDQNHLKLILQKDNKTLEALFFNFTKHARVGEMIDIIFCISKNSFRGLVTPQLLIKEIL; this is encoded by the coding sequence ATGCTAAATAAAGAGGATATAAGGAATTTACTAGCGCATAGATTTTGTAACGACATACATAAAAAAATTAGTGAAATTCCGACACCAAGCGCCTTAAAAGATATCTACAAAGGCGCTAATCGCATAAAAGAAGCGATCGAGAAAAACGAGCGCATAGCCATTGTGGGCGATTATGATGTTGATGGTGTGGTTTCGAGCGTAATTTTGGCCGAGTTTTTTGATGATCTTGGCGTGAAAGACTACCTAGTAAAAATTCCAAATAGATTTAAAGATGGATATGGGCTAAATCCTGAGATAATAGACGAACTCTCAGCTGATGTAAGCCTGATTATCACCGTTGATAACGGCATCTCTGCAAACGATGCGGCCATTATCTGCAAAGAAAAAGGCATCGATCTTATTATCACTGATCATCACATGCCTCCAGCTGTTCTACCAGAAGCCTACGCTATCATCAATCCAAAACAAGAGGACTGCAACTTCCCAAATATCGAAATTTGCGGTGCTGAAGTGGCTTGGTATTTGGTTGGAGCGCTAAAGGATGTTTGCAAGCTAAACTACGATATGAGCAAGTTTTTAGAGCTTTTAGCCATCGCGATAATAGCTGATATGATGGAGCTAAGAGATATGAACAGGATGCTTGTTCGCATGGGTATTTGTAAGCTAAATGCGTCTAAGCGTTCCGCATTTCACGCTATAAAAGAGTTTTATGGTAAGGAAAAATTTGAGTGCGATGATATTAGCTTTCTTATAGCTCCACTTATAAACTCAGCCGGACGCATGGACGATGCAATGAATTCATTTAACTTTTTGCGTGCAAAGAGCATCGAAGAGGCTTACAACTACCTTGATACCATTATCGAATTTAACAACTCCAGAAAAGAGGAAGAGCGCCAACTCTTTGAATGCTCGCTAAAGGACGTAAAAGAAGACGATGAAGTCATCATCACTTGGGGAGAGCAGTGGCATGAGGGTGTGATAGGCATCGTAGCAAGCCGCCTTGCAAAGCACTTTGCAAAGCCAGCTATCGTCTTTAGCATCGATAAAGGTCGTGCAAAAGGTAGTGCTAGAAGTATTGGTAAGCTTGATATCTTATCTCTTATAGCAAGCCACGAAAATTTACTAACAAGCTACGGCGGTCACAAAGGAGCGGCTGGACTTACACTTGCGCCTGAAAATTTGGTGAAATTTAAAGAAGCAATAAATAAAAGTTGCTCATGCCTAAATATGCAAGAGTGCAAAAGCTCGGACGAGCTACTTGGTGACATAATGCCAAGCGAGATAGACTTTGAGCTGCTTGAAATTTTAGAATTTTATGAGCCATACGGACAGAAAAACCCTCGTCCGGTCTTTAAGATAAAAAATGCTCTTGTTAAAAACGAAAGACTTATAGGAAGAGATCAAAATCACCTAAAGCTCATCTTGCAAAAGGATAATAAAACACTTGAGGCTCTATTTTTTAACTTTACGAAACACGCTAGAGTGGGCGAGATGATAGATATTATCTTTTGTATATCAAAAAATTCATTCCGCGGACTTGTTACCCCACAGCTACTCATAAAAGAGATTTTATAA
- a CDS encoding TonB-dependent receptor domain-containing protein, giving the protein MKISYVLAFALVPNLMLGAEETIDLAPVTVSAKIQKSVLDEPTKAQIVGKVAILENSDIAKSLLNLSGFTMERKGGGGSEVYYRSQTAARLPVLIDGSTLNGGCGMRMDTPITYISAQNYSSVRIVKGPQDVRYGALISGGIFFDREIARLSKPSFGGNVSVLGGSFRRFETAADVAAGNELGSLEISGGHYQSGDYKSGDGQKMHTHYKRNSVSIVGTLTPTDTTALQLSADLGDGEAAYADRMRDGVQFDRKSFGLKFEQDVGEHRIRLSSYYHQIDHIMDNFTMRPVVPGVGRGKGYSISHPIRDMYGFKLEGELNFDNLTSFIGAGYSQDTFKWRGAGSGMAGVSKAEMDAAVSKPHVKERKVTYKTIYTQNEYVLENDYGLFGGLRLDAGERKLLKTHKSRKENLFSGFFRYEKYLQNLTLYAGLGHAQRLPDHWETSKDDNLKLNKERNTQLDFGTVLKDKNYELNANFFVSKMDDYIMIKYSPMGMSSNVFNTDALLYGGEIEGTTLLADMFRLGAGVSYVYGKVTKNAGGLKDGDALPKVSPLAFKLSAGLEKPDWFVKADFYTNASQNRAQKGYGDVGGMDLGKSDSFWTLGLSAGYKYKNYQFLLAAENLNDAKYAYHNSKGGYGGGIAGYETIPNGTRLYEPGRSFWAKFKVHF; this is encoded by the coding sequence ATGAAAATTTCTTACGTTTTAGCATTTGCTTTAGTACCAAATTTAATGCTTGGTGCTGAAGAAACGATAGACCTGGCTCCGGTTACCGTTTCCGCAAAGATACAAAAGTCTGTTCTTGACGAACCGACAAAGGCCCAAATAGTCGGCAAGGTCGCGATACTGGAAAACAGCGATATCGCCAAATCGCTTTTAAATTTGAGCGGCTTTACGATGGAGCGCAAGGGCGGAGGCGGCAGCGAGGTTTATTACCGCTCGCAGACGGCGGCTAGATTGCCGGTACTAATCGACGGTAGCACGCTAAATGGGGGCTGCGGCATGCGCATGGATACGCCCATCACCTACATCTCGGCGCAAAATTATAGCTCGGTTCGCATCGTAAAAGGCCCGCAAGACGTCAGATACGGCGCGCTCATTAGTGGCGGTATATTTTTCGATAGAGAGATAGCAAGGCTGTCAAAACCGAGCTTCGGAGGAAACGTAAGCGTGCTGGGAGGTAGTTTTAGAAGATTTGAAACTGCCGCGGACGTAGCGGCGGGCAACGAGCTGGGCAGCTTAGAGATTTCCGGAGGACACTACCAGAGCGGCGATTATAAAAGCGGCGACGGACAGAAAATGCATACGCACTATAAACGCAACAGCGTCTCAATCGTAGGTACGCTAACGCCCACAGATACTACCGCCTTGCAGTTAAGTGCGGATCTAGGCGATGGCGAAGCGGCGTATGCCGATAGGATGAGGGACGGCGTGCAGTTTGACCGTAAATCTTTCGGGCTAAAATTCGAACAAGACGTCGGCGAGCACAGGATTAGACTAAGCTCATACTATCATCAAATCGATCACATAATGGACAACTTTACTATGCGTCCGGTGGTGCCGGGCGTTGGACGCGGCAAGGGATATAGCATCAGTCACCCGATACGCGATATGTACGGCTTTAAGCTAGAAGGCGAGTTAAATTTCGATAATCTAACCAGCTTCATCGGCGCGGGATACTCTCAAGATACGTTTAAATGGCGAGGCGCAGGAAGCGGTATGGCGGGCGTATCTAAAGCCGAAATGGACGCCGCCGTATCAAAGCCCCACGTAAAAGAGCGCAAGGTAACGTATAAAACGATATACACTCAAAACGAATACGTTCTTGAAAACGACTACGGGCTTTTTGGCGGACTTAGGCTGGACGCGGGCGAGAGAAAACTGTTAAAAACGCATAAGAGCAGAAAAGAAAATTTATTCTCAGGCTTTTTTAGATACGAAAAATATCTGCAAAATTTAACGCTCTACGCAGGACTAGGCCACGCACAAAGGTTGCCAGATCACTGGGAAACGAGTAAAGACGATAATCTTAAGCTAAATAAAGAAAGAAATACGCAACTAGACTTTGGCACCGTGCTAAAAGATAAAAACTACGAACTAAACGCAAATTTCTTTGTCTCTAAGATGGATGATTACATAATGATAAAATATAGTCCTATGGGCATGTCATCAAACGTATTTAATACCGATGCCTTGCTATACGGCGGCGAGATCGAGGGCACTACGCTGCTAGCCGATATGTTTAGGCTGGGGGCGGGCGTATCCTATGTCTACGGCAAGGTGACTAAAAACGCGGGTGGCTTAAAAGACGGCGACGCGCTGCCTAAGGTTTCGCCTCTAGCGTTTAAGCTAAGCGCGGGGCTAGAAAAACCCGACTGGTTCGTCAAAGCCGACTTCTACACTAACGCGTCGCAAAACCGCGCGCAAAAAGGCTACGGCGACGTGGGCGGCATGGACCTGGGTAAGAGCGATAGCTTTTGGACGCTGGGGCTAAGCGCGGGCTATAAATATAAAAATTATCAATTCTTGCTAGCGGCGGAGAACCTAAACGACGCCAAATACGCCTATCATAACTCAAAAGGCGGCTACGGCGGCGGTATCGCAGGATATGAGACTATCCCGAATGGCACGAGACTTTATGAGCCTGGCAGAAGCTTTTGGGCAAAATTTAAGGTACATTTTTAG
- a CDS encoding protein-L-isoaspartate(D-aspartate) O-methyltransferase codes for MTQLEAIKCQNLASDIADEITLSPLLFDAIATTEREIFVPITAHAYKLDAQPILGNQWISSPLTVAKMTMALECENMDNILEIGCGSGYQAAILSKLAHRIFSVERIEKLAMEAKKRFDALKIKNVHVRYDDGNNGWRSYAPFDRILLSAAADEISPNLFKQLKNGGILVAPMKKDGKQFIAKFKKDKDGNLEKEYLDECLFVPLLEGRE; via the coding sequence TTGACCCAATTAGAAGCGATAAAATGCCAAAATTTAGCTAGCGATATAGCCGACGAGATCACGCTAAGTCCGCTTTTGTTCGATGCGATAGCCACTACTGAGCGTGAAATTTTTGTACCAATTACTGCACATGCTTATAAACTTGACGCGCAGCCCATACTGGGAAATCAATGGATCAGCTCGCCGCTAACTGTGGCAAAGATGACAATGGCACTAGAGTGTGAAAATATGGATAACATCCTAGAGATAGGCTGCGGTAGTGGCTATCAAGCAGCTATTTTAAGCAAACTTGCACATAGAATTTTTAGTGTCGAGCGAATAGAGAAACTAGCCATGGAGGCGAAAAAACGCTTTGATGCACTAAAAATAAAAAACGTGCATGTAAGATATGATGACGGCAACAATGGCTGGCGAAGCTATGCACCATTTGATCGTATCTTGCTCTCGGCAGCTGCTGATGAGATCTCGCCAAATTTATTTAAGCAGCTTAAAAATGGTGGAATTTTAGTAGCTCCAATGAAGAAAGATGGCAAGCAATTTATCGCTAAATTTAAAAAAGATAAAGATGGAAATTTAGAAAAAGAGTACTTGGATGAGTGCCTTTTTGTGCCACTTCTTGAAGGTAGAGAGTAG
- a CDS encoding carbon-nitrogen hydrolase family protein, translated as MSENLNLISLTLKAKNATERLEELANLVEAAPENSLILASELCISGYDFDGFFAGANKAMLGGMIGSFDAMLLERLQEALSPDKFLGFTHLNSLNKSAGLAQISNLNPHQPKIYNEFLLLNSSNVFHSQFKAELFRPNLEHEIFAAGEVSDINAFTFKGLKLGVLICFELRDSRLWAKLKGCDIIMVPAMWGKARKDAYLGLCKALAIANNCYVMISSSLDLETAGVFLPDGTLEASAVFDANLITQIKKNLGLL; from the coding sequence ATGAGCGAAAATTTAAACCTAATAAGCCTAACTTTAAAGGCAAAAAATGCTACCGAGCGGCTAGAAGAGCTTGCAAATTTAGTTGAGGCTGCACCTGAAAATTCACTCATTCTTGCAAGTGAGCTTTGCATCAGTGGCTACGACTTTGACGGCTTTTTTGCAGGGGCGAACAAAGCGATGCTTGGTGGCATGATAGGCAGCTTTGATGCGATGCTGCTTGAGCGCTTGCAAGAGGCGCTTAGCCCAGATAAATTTCTTGGTTTTACGCACCTTAATAGCCTAAACAAAAGCGCAGGGCTCGCTCAAATTTCAAATTTAAATCCGCACCAACCAAAAATTTATAACGAATTTTTACTTCTTAACTCAAGCAATGTCTTTCATTCGCAGTTTAAGGCTGAGCTTTTTAGGCCAAATTTAGAGCATGAGATCTTTGCTGCTGGCGAAGTGAGCGATATAAATGCATTTACATTTAAAGGGCTAAAGCTTGGCGTGCTGATATGCTTTGAGCTGCGTGATAGCAGGCTTTGGGCAAAGTTAAAGGGGTGTGACATCATCATGGTGCCAGCCATGTGGGGCAAGGCTAGAAAGGACGCCTACCTTGGCCTTTGCAAGGCACTAGCCATCGCAAATAACTGCTACGTAATGATCTCAAGCTCGCTTGATCTTGAGACCGCCGGGGTCTTTTTGCCAGATGGCACGCTAGAAGCAAGCGCGGTTTTTGACGCAAATTTGATCACACAGATAAAGAAAAATTTAGGGCTTTTATAA
- a CDS encoding ribonucleotide-diphosphate reductase subunit beta produces the protein MNRKRIYNPSSNENLTDRRVFNGNPHGILNFTKAKYEWALKLWDLMEANTWFPKEVDTTDDVRDYAYNLTQAEKRMYDLVWSQLISMDSFQTNNLADNINPYITAPEINACLARQAYEEANHSKSYAVMVEAICDNTDLIYEMEKHDEVLREKNDYISSVYEELAGEVTDEKLLLAMVANQILEGIYFYSGFTAIYALARAGKMLGSAQMIRFIQRDEITHLLLFQNMINSVRKERPDLFTPETEAKIYDMFEKAGNLEIKWGKYITQNQIMGFTDDIIEQYIHYLIDQRLVAIGLKRKYNVAHPIKWVDDFAKFNDQKSNFFEAKVTNYSKGSISFDDF, from the coding sequence ATGAATAGAAAACGTATCTACAACCCAAGTTCAAATGAAAATTTGACCGACAGAAGAGTCTTTAACGGCAACCCACACGGTATTTTAAATTTTACCAAGGCAAAATACGAGTGGGCGTTAAAGCTTTGGGACCTCATGGAGGCAAACACCTGGTTTCCAAAAGAGGTCGATACCACTGACGACGTACGCGACTACGCCTACAACCTCACGCAGGCCGAAAAGCGCATGTACGATCTAGTTTGGAGTCAGCTCATCTCGATGGATAGCTTCCAGACGAACAACCTAGCCGACAACATCAACCCGTACATCACCGCGCCCGAGATCAACGCCTGCCTAGCGCGCCAAGCCTACGAGGAGGCCAACCACTCCAAGTCCTACGCCGTCATGGTAGAGGCCATCTGCGACAACACCGACCTGATCTACGAGATGGAAAAGCACGACGAGGTTTTGCGCGAGAAAAACGACTACATATCAAGCGTTTACGAGGAGCTTGCAGGCGAAGTAACGGACGAAAAGCTACTGCTAGCCATGGTGGCGAATCAAATTTTAGAGGGTATTTATTTTTACAGTGGCTTTACAGCGATCTACGCTCTAGCTCGCGCTGGCAAGATGCTAGGCTCAGCTCAAATGATCCGCTTCATACAACGCGACGAGATCACGCACTTGTTACTATTTCAAAACATGATAAACTCGGTCCGCAAAGAGAGGCCCGACCTTTTCACACCTGAGACTGAAGCAAAAATTTATGATATGTTTGAAAAAGCTGGAAATTTAGAGATCAAATGGGGCAAATATATCACTCAAAACCAAATAATGGGCTTTACTGATGATATCATCGAGCAGTACATCCACTATCTCATCGACCAACGCCTAGTTGCGATCGGCCTAAAACGCAAATATAACGTCGCTCACCCTATCAAATGGGTTGATGACTTTGCGAAATTTAACGACCAAAAGTCAAATTTCTTTGAAGCAAAGGTGACAAACTATAGCAAGGGAAGTATCAGCTTTGATGACTTTTAA
- a CDS encoding PepSY-associated TM helix domain-containing protein encodes MLKRGKIIFNIHLIIGLIAAIPLIFMTLSAPFASYREEIKSAINKNFINLVPSEKENLSLNELLAKAKSEIQFDTLESLQIGGANEAYRISITKDKKQLNFFIDPRSGEVISEDWGEKFRIIILSLHRNLGLALLDSKVPANIGKQIVAISSIIMALLAISGLILYAPAIKRNFLNSLKIKPKAKGYACFYNLHTSLGTYVAILLVVMSLTGLYWSYGWVRSSVNSIFFDLKTAPMKKSLPQSNLLPISDEKFKEIETAKQIFKDNVTLELKSLTINVPENNQTTYTINYETSESQVGKLKLDASAGKIKENKLVSKSESIPEAKKAGRKVLSLHTGEMFGEIGQIVFAVSCVIAVLLIITGFLMTIKRTKAL; translated from the coding sequence ATGTTAAAACGAGGAAAAATCATTTTCAACATCCACCTAATAATCGGACTAATTGCGGCTATTCCACTAATATTCATGACTCTTTCAGCACCATTTGCATCTTATAGAGAAGAGATCAAAAGTGCGATAAATAAAAATTTTATAAACTTAGTTCCTAGCGAAAAAGAAAATTTAAGCTTAAATGAACTCCTAGCTAAAGCAAAAAGTGAGATTCAATTTGATACGCTTGAAAGCTTACAAATAGGTGGAGCAAATGAAGCTTATCGTATAAGCATTACAAAGGATAAAAAGCAATTAAATTTCTTTATAGATCCAAGAAGTGGCGAGGTGATCAGTGAGGATTGGGGTGAGAAATTTCGTATCATTATCTTAAGCCTTCATAGAAATTTAGGACTTGCCTTGCTTGATAGTAAAGTACCAGCCAATATCGGCAAACAAATAGTTGCCATTAGCTCTATCATCATGGCTCTTCTTGCTATCAGTGGCCTCATCCTCTACGCACCAGCGATCAAGCGAAATTTCTTAAATTCGCTAAAAATTAAACCAAAAGCAAAGGGCTACGCCTGCTTCTACAATCTTCACACCAGCCTTGGCACCTACGTGGCGATCTTGCTTGTAGTGATGTCACTAACTGGACTTTACTGGTCTTATGGCTGGGTCAGAAGCAGCGTAAATAGTATATTTTTTGATCTAAAAACAGCTCCAATGAAAAAAAGTCTACCACAATCAAATTTACTCCCAATAAGCGATGAGAAATTTAAAGAGATCGAGACTGCGAAGCAAATTTTTAAGGATAACGTCACACTAGAGCTAAAATCGCTTACGATAAACGTGCCTGAAAATAACCAAACCACCTACACTATAAACTACGAAACTAGCGAGAGTCAAGTGGGTAAACTAAAGCTTGACGCGAGCGCTGGCAAGATCAAAGAGAATAAGCTAGTTAGTAAAAGTGAAAGCATCCCAGAGGCAAAAAAGGCTGGTCGCAAAGTACTTAGTCTACACACCGGTGAGATGTTTGGTGAGATCGGTCAGATCGTCTTTGCCGTATCATGCGTGATCGCAGTTTTGCTGATCATAACTGGCTTTTTGATGACCATAAAAAGGACTAAGGCACTCTAA
- a CDS encoding tyrosine-type recombinase/integrase has protein sequence MTSKLITRIKNRPSYYYFDKALKNDKIITVKYCLFTDNEFEAKAIALKIKNEADNRRNSVQTKKFIDLPLRYKIRNIQKNIKNKSHRLPTTEYKEIFEKVISGIYGITKADNDMFIDRKECQENDRAKKTRKSIKFTDIASRYAQNESKKSNSKNTGYYQRVAKALDIYFKHKQITQISYQDCEDFQLHLLNNKRLNKKTINNYTCYASRMFDYAIKIGLISQNPFKLLSSFKISKDQKSPKDNFSMDELVKIFKTDKKELKDYMAFALHTGLRLSEIWSLDESSVSERDGIKIIKVQTAKQKGGDVKFRELPIHKNIYRLSDMKWLTKIKKGKSDCNYLGKKLNKHIHAVLPDSNVSFHRLRANFASAIKNYSLENGFTDVTSVLLGHATDLATDVYAKDISLKAKLKAMNGLNIFSSL, from the coding sequence ATGACTTCTAAATTAATAACTCGAATCAAAAATAGACCAAGCTACTACTATTTCGATAAGGCCTTGAAAAATGATAAAATTATCACCGTCAAATATTGTCTATTTACGGACAATGAGTTTGAGGCCAAAGCCATCGCTTTAAAAATAAAAAACGAAGCCGATAACAGACGTAATTCTGTTCAAACCAAAAAATTTATTGATTTACCGTTAAGATACAAGATACGCAACATTCAAAAAAATATTAAAAACAAATCGCATCGACTACCGACGACCGAATATAAAGAAATATTTGAAAAAGTTATATCGGGCATTTATGGGATTACCAAAGCCGACAACGATATGTTTATCGATAGAAAAGAATGTCAAGAAAACGATAGGGCAAAGAAAACACGAAAATCGATAAAATTTACGGATATAGCATCCAGATACGCTCAAAACGAAAGTAAGAAGTCAAATAGTAAAAATACCGGATACTATCAGAGGGTAGCCAAAGCACTTGACATTTATTTTAAGCACAAGCAGATAACCCAAATTTCTTACCAAGACTGCGAGGATTTTCAATTACATCTCTTAAATAATAAAAGGCTTAACAAAAAGACCATCAATAACTACACGTGCTACGCAAGTAGAATGTTTGACTATGCTATCAAAATAGGCCTTATATCTCAAAACCCGTTTAAGCTTTTAAGCTCGTTTAAAATTTCCAAAGATCAAAAATCGCCGAAGGATAATTTTAGCATGGACGAACTGGTTAAGATTTTTAAGACGGATAAAAAAGAGCTTAAAGATTATATGGCGTTTGCCTTGCACACTGGACTTAGGCTTAGCGAAATTTGGAGTTTAGATGAAAGTAGCGTAAGCGAGCGAGACGGTATTAAAATTATCAAAGTTCAAACTGCCAAGCAAAAAGGCGGAGATGTTAAATTCAGAGAGCTGCCGATACATAAAAATATATATCGTCTAAGCGATATGAAGTGGTTAACGAAAATAAAAAAAGGTAAAAGCGATTGTAATTATCTTGGAAAAAAGCTTAACAAACATATTCATGCCGTTTTGCCGGACTCCAACGTAAGCTTTCATAGGCTAAGGGCAAATTTTGCGTCCGCTATTAAAAATTACTCCTTAGAAAATGGTTTTACGGATGTTACCTCGGTACTACTCGGGCACGCTACCGATCTAGCGACAGACGTATACGCCAAGGATATCTCGCTAAAAGCAAAGTTAAAAGCTATGAATGGTCTAAATATATTTTCCAGTCTCTAG